aaatatgaaaataaaggaAATGAACATGATTAATTCAATAGGCAGTATAATCCACATTGGATTTGCACAACCAGAAATTgtccaaatatacaaaaaaaaaaaaaaaaaaaaaagtttggggtcagtaaagtgttttttattttatttaaataaataaatagttttattcaacgAGGATACAATAAAATGATCAAAGTgaatgtaaagacatttagaatgttactgaagatttctatttcaaataaatgccgttcttttgacttttctgttcatcagagaatcttgaaaaagtgcatcatggtttccacaaacattttcaacactaataataataagaaacatttaaaatttttaattgtttaaatgttttaataatatgattatgttcattaaattttttaattgtttgatttttttttatattattattttataatacattttttttgtagatgtaataatttttgaaaataatactgttttactgtatttttgaacaaaaacagccTTATTGACAGTAAGAGACTTTAAACAGTACtgtatttgtctttgtgtgtgtgtgtgtgtgtgtgtgtttgtgtgtgtgtgtttttgttatatttcaaacacagttttgttacattttgctTGAGTATTGTTATTGATGtgttttggttttatgttttataatgttgtttttactgtttcaTTTGTGGCCtaagttcaaatattttttggggcCACTGTGTACAAGTACTGCAGAGCTCCAAATGAGGATGCAGCAATGAGCTGGTCATGTGTTAAAACTGTCTAGACATAAAACAGCCTCAAAACCATACATGCACCTAATGCAGTTTATTGATAGATGGCACCTGATGGAGCTTTGAAAGAGCTAACTATAGAGATATACTTCATTTACAGTCTACTCACGTAGTAAATGTGGAGATATATCAGCACTAGTTTTGACTTCATAAGCTCTGAAggctttttacatttataatgtgcTCACTGGGGCTCAGAGGTGAAGAATGTTTGATCCTCAGACTTGAATTATTCTGCTCTGGACTCTACTAGGGAAACATTACCTACTGTATCTCTACTGGGTATTTGTTTCTAAACCAGAATTGATTaggtttttgaagtctcttatgctcaccaaggctgcatttatttgctcaaaaatacaggaaaagaaTAATATTGTTTACCGTTTcagtatattctaaaatgtaataggatgcaaagctgaattttcagcattcattattccagtcatcagtgtcacatgatccttcagaaatcattctaaaatgctgttttgctgctcaaataacatttcttattatgattttttaaaaacagatttgctgattttttgtatttttgtatttttgttgatacttttttaatttttttttcaggattctttgattaatggaaagtcaaaaaacagcatttttaaaaacagcataaGTTTAATGTGtatatgctgaataaaaatattagtttctttaaaaaaaactcaccccaaacttttgaacagtagcgtgTGTGCAGTGAAATTTTAGACCAATAGGATATTACCCAGAAAAACAACACATGAATAGAAACCAAGCGGCCAACAAAATGTCCTGTCCTGGCATTTCTTATCAAGTCATGACTGGTTAGAGTTGTGGAAGAGTTGCACTTTTTTACTGTTCTGCCACTGGCTGTTTGATAGATACCTCTCTCCTATATGTCTTCTGTCTGTTTGAAGCTTTGcttcttttcctctctctgctAAATTGTCCCATTCCATGGgaacacaaactaataaaatgtgtgcattaaattcaccataagtcgctttggataaaagtgtctgccaaatgcataatgtAAGTGTCTGCACTGGGTCAGCTGTCTGTGTGCTCTGTCAAGAGCTTCTGCTCACTTTATCTAAATCCTGTTTGAGGCCCCAGGGAGACTAAGTGAAGGAAAAGAGTAAGTGGAAAAAAGGAGGAATGGAATACAATAAAAAGATGACCAAGCGATATAATACATCTGCTGTGTAGAGTGAGGTCAGGGTCACCCGGGTCCCTTACTTGGAAATGAAATAATCATGGAGTTGTCTGTTTGcacaaaatgcaaaacatgtGCTACATCTCCTCTCCTTTGACTTTTCTTTGTCTTTCGTGACTTGCAATCAGTTAGATAAGAAAGTAATGCAGAGTGGAGGCAGTCATTACTGTTAGTGCAGCAGCTGGTGCACTAAAGCATGATTAGGGGCAGTCAGTGGCCTAATGCTTaaagagtcggacttgtaacccaaaggtagGGCAGGGATTGtcgggggggtgtggggggggtgtacagtgctctcttccatcctcagtataccacgactgagatgcccttgatCATGGCACTGCTCACCGGGTGccaaaaaaatggctgcccactgctctgggtgtgtttacggtgagtgtgtgtgtatgtgttcactactcactggtgtgtgtgcacttggatgggatgcagagcacaaattccgagtgtgggacaccatacttggctacatgtcactttttttttttttatcagagcagaggattttttttttcagaggttgCTTTGCTGTAGCAGAGTGCATTTGTTGATCAGCTTTTCTATCTGTAAAGCATTAATTCTTCTCTGTCTTCATACGAGTTGTGAATAGTTACGACCATCGCTTCATTGTTCCGTCTGACTGATGCGGTTTCAAAACAATAGACACTAATTGGGATTTAATTGCTGACTGCTGGTTTCCTCCTGCTGCAACAAAAATTTGGAATACAATCTACAATATCTCTGCCCCTCTTTTGGGATGTAATTTATGCTCCCAAAAAGTGTCTTGAGAAAAGAGAGCCTtggaaaatattttgataaactgCATTGTAGAATTAGGTCAGTGGTTGTTTCTTTTAGgctatgaaatgaaaatgaacaagcGAGACATTGTGTTAACAATTATTAAATGTGGGTTTTTAAACTGCCAAGTAGGATGTGTTCTGTTGTTCTGTATGGCTGtctgcactactgttcaaatgtttggtttcagtcatttttttgttcatttttggaaaGAATTTAAAAGTATTAGCTATAAACCTTCGAAATTTCAAAACcatcaaaactgttttaaacaggaTTTTATCAAGCCAAGATTCAAAGTTGTCTTAACAAATGTCTAATTTCAAAAAGTATAACTTTGAATTTCACTTTGTTTCAATCCCAcatcatttaaatttgaattgaaattctGCATCATCTGTGATACCTCAATTAAATTGAggaatttaattgtattttaaaatacatcctCCTTTAAATTCTCAAtaacaaacagcaatattttttttggtcCAGGAGCACGATTTGTCAACCTTAACTATTAACAACCCTTAAAATTAGTCTTGATGTCTTACTTGGTTAAATCACATGTTAAAGcatataaatgctataaaaaattAGTATTGTTTACTTTTGTTGTACATTTATGTGTGGAGTAGTTTCAAAATAAAACCAGGCAATTATAATAGCAATCATCGTGATAATGAAATTGATTCAGGCCATGTTTCTCTTTGATAATTGTATTCTGCAATCCATTTCATTCCTCACTCTGAATAATAATTAagcacttaaaggggtcatatgatgcgatttcagtttttcctttctcttcggttacaagctcttggtgcataaaaaagatctgtaaaatttcaaagactaaagtctcaaacccaaagagatattctttataaaagttaagagtcaaccatgccatcctgaaatggctcgttctaacacgccccacatgtctatggcactatgtgggaagatttgcataacgctgcccagatgttcatgcaaagaaagaaccttttattctctttgtagtattgttgttgccgccaccgctatgtcatatagatgctgtgtgtttggttgtgaccaaactactttgtttggccttccaaaagaggatgatatccactttgtcatgcctggagctgatccgtgcaggccgctgaggaaatacatcaactttgcactgtggatcgccagcTCGGCTTTGACCGTGGACGAAggggagtccagcccggggtcgtcatatgtggttgccgcaagcccaacaGACGCTCCTTCGTAAAATCCGCCagctgcaccgttctcaagccgcccgcctctgctcattcaagccggccgcggctgtttcgctgagaaagcgaaactatttttatataaatcatgtttatatcactatataatgggttttaatgtttatgtccgatcagacagggcatcacaatatgttaaggggtgtaacatttccgtcacacgcttgaggtattcggccaatcacaatccactggatagctggccaatcacagcacacctcgcttttcagagcgatgaggtttgtaaaaatcggcgcatttcagaaggcggggcatagaggagaaacaatgtacagtatgtggaaaataatgtgtttttttaaccttaaaccgcataaacacatttcattacaccaaatacaccaaataatgttcttttttgcagtatcatatgacctctttaatgcCACATTTTGCAACATTTCATTGAATTGCTATCTTCAGTTTTTAAAACATCCATGTTTTCCTTCCTCTCAGTGATGTCTGAGCCCTTGAGGCTGTGAAGGGTTAAGTGTGCTCCCTGGTCACTGTGTGAAGGAGCTAGTAGCCAGCCTAGGGAGTGTGTAATCCTTCCTTTATTAATGTGTTGTTGTCACGGGGGTCAGGTTCTCTCTTGCAGCAACAGCTTTTGAAAGTCATTACTCAAGCAGAGACAAACAAAGCTCACGGCGGGCCCCACTTCGACAGCTTGTGCACAGTAACAAGACCAGGCCTGACCGCTAACACAAATTCCCGATTTAACTTCCAAAGGGAAAGCTTTCCATTTGCATTGATTCCTTAATGAGTGCTACTATAACATTTATCGGTTCTTCATCCTTCAACTCTTAATTGGGCCAAATATAAGCAGACCAGCACATTGTGATTTATTGCTCTACCTGGCAGAAATAACAAGATCTATTTTTTTTGCTGAGTACATAGCATGTTGAGGGTGTTGTTTCGAGGAAGATGCTCCAAACCTGCCAATATTGTACAGCCTAGAGTCTCAACACAAAATTGAAAAGCGCTGGCAGATGTGACAGGACACGGATGTGACTTCTCGGCGTGTGAATGCTACGGTGTAATTAAACATGGAACGAATGTACGGCGTGAAAGCAACGGGATTAGAAAGATAATGAGGCTGCTGCATGCTCATTTCTCATGCTCCTGCCAGTAGAGAGAGTCTCAAAACTGTGGGTGGATGTTGTCTTGCTTTCCAAACAGTGTGTTTGCATTTTATGCACGGTTTTCTCCATAACAATCACTGTATGCTAATTACAACATTAAGCTGATATAAGACTGTTGCCTGACAATTATAACTTAATCTTCTAGGGAGATTCTTCATCTCAATTTTCATACAGAGCTAGCCACCCCAAAACAGCTAAGCCAGCTAACCAGGGAGGTCCTACGCAGTAAGAAGATTCCCATCAGACGTATAAGATGTTTGTATGGGCGTCCGCACCCACTGAGTGATGTGAGGGTGTGAAGGCTTCTGCTTTAGCCCCCCACCGGCCCGGAAATAGAAACGGCAGGCAAAGGAGAGAATGCAGGATCATGTGTCGATCAGCCCgttaaattgtcattaaaaagCCGTCGCTTTGCTGCGGTCCACACTCTTCCTGTCATATTGAGTTCATCCCGACTTGACAACCAGCTACGTCAAAGCCCACTTTGAGAGCACACTGTGTTATTGAGAGTCTCTGTTTGAGGACACTGGAGCTGAAGAGTGTTATCCTCTATGATAAACAAGTTCTTCAATGTGTCTGTACTGAGCCTTGGCCATGGAAAGTCAAAGCAGCCCATGGTAAACAGAAACATGCACGACCACAAGTACAAACTCATTATATTTACTTTGAACCTATGATATTTAGGAAAGAAGTACCTGCTATTTGTTTAACCATTGTTCAAACTTATAACACAGGTTATGTtcaactgtaaatgtaaatggtgtTCAGAATCAGTAGAATCAGCATTTGTCACAGAGACATTAAAGAGACCTTTCTACTGACCTGAACAACACCAGGAGAAAGATGCCCAGGGTTCCTGATCACCTGTGTGAACATGCCATAGTTCTGCAGCTGCTGCAGGGAGGCATGAGGATGTGGCCAGAGCAATAAAAGTCATTGTCCATAATGTAAGACACCTAAGACAGTGCTACACGGTGGAAATGGAGATAATGTCTGTTtctgggattctttgatgaaggtTCATGACCCTCAGAAATAAATCCTGGCATCCTGAAGCTGGCTTACTGTTTATGCATTTGATACTCTGTATCTCTTTGTCTTGTTGCAAAAGGCAGTTGCTCTCATTGTAAGGTTCTCACAGGGCGGCACTAGCTTTTAGTGTAACTGCCCAAGCAAGCAGGACCTGTCGACTGTGAACAGTGTTAGAACACAGAATACGGAGGGTGTGGGATGTCCCTGTAAATCTCACTCTCTGAATGTTTTTTACATATGCCAACAATCTAGTGCCCATCTGTAATGAATCAAGAGACCATTGTTCCGAAACTGTGAGGAAATACAGACGTGTAATTCATTTATGAGTTTATATTGTGAATGCAGATTATACTGCTAGAAATGCTTTCATGCATGGCAGTAGTCAGAGTTTATATGAGGTAAGGTTGTGGTAGAAATCCTGGAGACTTGTTCTCTGCAGTTGCTCTGCtgagacacagagaagacaagGCTTTAATGAGGCCTGCtgtgagaggaagaaaaaaatggaagaaaaacaatagggccAGAAGGAGTGAGAAATAAAAGCAACagggaaaaagaaaatgaattagAGAATAAAGGAGCGTGTGCTTTGGCCGTGGAGAAATTTTTCGGCTAAGACATACTAATAATGAGCTCATTCCCTTATatgtattgaaataaatatgtctCCAGTCTCTCAATGACTCATCTGTTGACATAATTATCattagagagagggagagtgagcaGTAGAGACatgaaatgattatttattcatgtcGCTGATGTCATTTTTCTGTGCACTGAAGGAGACGTTTTGAGAACTTTCATCTGTTAAGGAGAGATGGTTTActcaaaaattaaagtattgttccaaacccgtaaaacttttttttttttttgctgtgacacttaaaagaagatattttgaagaatgtttcaatagtttttctaaatacatttaaagctaTTGAGGTCTGAAACAACACTGGACCCACTGACATTCACTGTATGGCccaaaaaaagaagatttttccccCGTTAAAGTAACGTCTTTTCAAAATACCTGAACTGAAGTACTGAACTACCTTTTGGGTGTATGAAGGACATGATTGATCTTGTGCAATGTAAGATCCAAAAACGCATAAAAGGCACTATTTACAATAagaccattttaaatgtttgtgtaaaagtttaaatgtttgtgtaatcTTCAAACAGTGCAGTAGCACATGGAAGCAGGAAGACTGCTCTTGTGCAGGTTGTTGTTTAGTGCCGGTGTTCAATAATACAGTACAAAAACTTGTCATGAGAGCATTACAGGAATGAATGTTCCTTGCCTGAGGGATGATTCAGTATGCAACCAAAGGTACAAGTGCAACTGTTCAATTATGGCATTTGTGTATTTGAGCTGCTCTCTTTTGAGTAAACTCACTTTATAGGGAAAAGAGGCAGAGTGAGGTGTGTTGTCAAAGAATGCTAATAGTGTGTCTGTGTACTTTCATCACAAGCTCTTTAGCAGCTTCCACTGATGTGGGCCTCTTTGAAGAATGCTTAAGGACTACATTTGATAACACAGGAGACCTAAGATGCCTGAGGCTTAGGTATTTTTTTATAACCGCATTACAGCACGTCGtcttattttttggtttatatttgtTTGAAAGCCATAGTTTGTGGTTCACTACTGGCTTGTAgaatattttaatgtgctttgaGCTTTTTAGTAtagatttttttgtggtttagctatatgaaataaaaattaaaagtgtaATGTGCTTATAATCTAATGAAAAGAGATGTTAATCAAAGACAATATAAAATCTGCATTGTtccctttcaaaataaataacattaaagataTGCCCCACTTGTGCTTTAAAAACTGTACATTGAATAAAGTCACTGTGAATAACATTGTCTACCAtacacattaatatattatatttcactCAGAGGCGGAATCTTCCTTTTAATGCTCTCCTTGTTTTCTTCAGGAAACACCAACATGTTTGTGGTTGTAGACTATTTGGATAGAGGCTGTAAATTCAGTGGTGTTTATAGTTTACACAATTAGCTTAAGGATGCAATAGCACAATCTAGGGGCTCAGAGACTTGTATTTCAATTGATCTGAAAAAAGTGCTTTTTCTCTACACTTaacccatttttgtgtttttattctcaGGTGGCTTTCACATTGGATTCTTAAACATCTGATTATTGCTGGTAAAGCAAGATAAAGACAGAGGGTTGAACATCTGCTGAACACATCAGCGGAAGGCTGTCACCAGGTGGGCTGTATGCTGTGGCTTTGGAGACGGAGACGGAGCCAGAGGACTTCTTTTTGCCCACAGGCCTAGGCTGTCCAAAGGGGGGATGATCTGGAGCGCTCCACATAGGCCTATCATTAGGCCATTGGGGCCCATGCTAAGGAATGGATAGTTTTGCTGCTAAATGTTACAGTGCAGCTTCCCTTTAACTATGGGGTACCGGTGAAGGATTGATATGGAATTCCTTTTTTTCCTTGGAATCATCTAAAGCAGCAGTTGAGGCTAAGCAAAGcaacttttatttgccttttagGATTTATATAATTTGacagtttaatataaatgtgtctacatagcatttattgtttttaggTGACTACCGTTATATTACAAAGCAGACCTTTGGATTTATGTACAAACAAAAACCATGGCGGCTACCTATCGCATTGTGGTCAGCAGTATTAACTGTTATAACAGCGTTGTGATTGACCGTCGTGTCCAGCACACTGTACACTACTGTAATGGGCCCTGTGGTGCACTAAAACATGGACTGAACTGCACAGTGGCTCACCGCAGCACTTGTGCAGAACTTGTTGATACCCCCATATCTAGAACCTGCTCTGACCGGCCCATCAGCATTCATGAGTCCAAAACGATGGAGAATGGCAACACCGGACCTGGTGCTTTCTGTGATGACTACCACCAGGTCATCCCCAGAGTTAAGAAAGGATCTGCCATCCAAAGCTCAGCAAGCCTCAAGGATATTACAGGGGAAGCTATCAACCTGGCCAGTGGAAAAATCAAAGAGTTTTCATTTGAGAAAATCAAATACTCTTCCAGCCACGTGACTTTCAGAAAGGGCCGTAAGGTTCGGCCGGACTCCTTCAGCAGGAGGTCCACTGATCTGGACATAATCTATGGCCAGTTCACAGGCAACGATGAGAATTGTCCTCCATTCGGCCTGTTTCAGAAGTCTGTACTCGAAGAGCATAAACTAAGTCGCAGTGCATCCTTAGAGCAGAACCTAAACAATGTGGCCACGCTCTATCTAAACAGCCTTACCGAGGAGAACCTAATTACCCGTATACTGGAGAAAACCAAGGCAGACAGCAGTGCCTCAGGAGAAGACATTAAAGCCTGTCTGGACATTCTCCTCAAGTGCTCGGAAGATCTGAAGAAGTGCACAGACATCATCAAACAGTGTATCAAAAGGAAGTCGATGGACGGAAGCAGCGACGACTCCGGGAACCCTGaagtcatttataaaaatgtgatgGCTCGCCTCTCCAACTATCTGAAGAGGCTTCCTCTTGAACTGGAACAGGGGCAAAGTGTGAGGCAGGAGCACAGCGAGCTTGCTGAACTAGTCAACAGCATACACGGGCTGCAACAAATCCCTTTCTCCCCCATCTTTGGCAATGAGCAACCTCCACGCTACGAAGACGTTGTTCAGTCTCCTCCGCACACAAAGCCTCGAGCTAAACCCTCCCAGCCAGAACCTCCAGAAGGCTCTAGGGATCTTGCAAGCAGTGTGAAACCCATTCAGAGCCCAGCTGGTTTGTCAGCACGTACACCTCCATCAACTAATGGGTTCCCACATGGCAACTTGCCTTCAGCCTCCAGTAGCGGTTCAATGCCTTATATCTGCCACCACACAGTCTCAACCAGCCGACCGGACACATTTTCTTCCACAAACTCTCTCTTGTCTAGTAGTAGCGAAAGCCTCTGTAAGGATGCCATGGAAGCTCTGTATATCGAGGAGGAGGATTCGGATGTGGGAAGGATGCCAGACAGGGCAGTTAAAGGGGATGGGAAGCACAGCTGTAGTATTTCGGAGTCCAGACCATTCTCCAAAAGACCCACTGGCTACTCTGAACCTAGTAGTGGTGTTTCAGAAAAACTTCATGAACTTAGCAGAAATGGAACTGTGTACAAGCCTAAAAATGACTTGACGGTCAACAAGATGTTCTTGCCAAAAAGCACAGATTCCAGACTCTTCTCTAGGTCAACCTCGCACATTAATAAAGGGGGAGCCGATGACATTGATAAACTGCTGATGGACCTGGAGTGTCTTTCTCAGAACATGCAAAAGGAACCTCCACTGCCCCCTAAACTTAAAAACTGTGCCCAGCAGACAGGCTCCCCCCAGCATTTGATTGGTAGCTCTGCTAATGATCTACCAGTGGCGGGTGTGTCTGGACCCTTGGTGACCAAGCCCTCTGAAAAAGCAGTTGAGGCCACCGAAGAGGATGATGGAGCTCTGCTGCTCAGGATTCTTGAGAGCATTGAGAGCTTTGCTCAGGAGTTGGTGGAGAGTGGAGCTGGGAGAGGAACACAGTCTAAGGAGCGAGAGGTCATGCGTCTTCTCCAGGACACACTGGCCAGCACCAAAGCAGAGGTAGCTCCACTCCCACTGCCTGTACCTCCGTCTGAGACTACATCTACACCAACACAAACTCCTAAATGCATACCTGCACCAACACCCTCAAGTGCACCTGCTGCCATACAAACCCCTGCTTCTACTGTAAGGGACACAGGCTCAACACTTCTCATTCAACAGATGCCCGAAGTCATCAGGGTGAGTTCAGCTAAACTATGACTATGTAAGGTTTTCATGCCTGTTGCGGAATCTGTGCAGTGTATATCAttggtaaaatgtaaaaaaaaaaatatatatatataattttcacaatTTTCTGTGTCTAAAATTTTATGTGTTCTCTGTGTTATCTGCTTGAGCATCAATGGCTGTTTGCAGCCATTTGTGACTGTAGGGCATGAGTGTTTCAAATGTCCCTATTGGTAAAGCtggatttcaaaatcattaagcTACTCTGGGGATGAAGTCAGATGCAGAGTATTTGCGAGGAAACCAAAGAACTTACAGTACACAGAGGATTTTTTAAGAACAGTGAGCAGCTTTAGGATAAACCAGGGACCTATATACaactataacaaaaaacaacagatagTCATTGATGCTCAAGGAGGCAAAATACAATATTAAGAACCAAGGACAGGTCAAGTTTTACAGGATAATTTtgataaattcagttattttatcttgTGGAACATGACAATATTTATGTCAAATCATTTaggttttaaaattatatataattatttttatatatttatttattttatcttgtggAACATGACAATATTTatgtcaaatgtgtgtgtgtgtgtgtctgttattcAGATTCTCCAATTACCCATTATACCA
Above is a genomic segment from Cyprinus carpio isolate SPL01 chromosome A2, ASM1834038v1, whole genome shotgun sequence containing:
- the LOC109082085 gene encoding serine/threonine-protein phosphatase 2A regulatory subunit B'' subunit alpha-like isoform X1; amino-acid sequence: MAATYRIVVSSINCYNSVVIDRRVQHTVHYCNGPCGALKHGLNCTVAHRSTCAELVDTPISRTCSDRPISIHESKTMENGNTGPGAFCDDYHQVIPRVKKGSAIQSSASLKDITGEAINLASGKIKEFSFEKIKYSSSHVTFRKGRKVRPDSFSRRSTDLDIIYGQFTGNDENCPPFGLFQKSVLEEHKLSRSASLEQNLNNVATLYLNSLTEENLITRILEKTKADSSASGEDIKACLDILLKCSEDLKKCTDIIKQCIKRKSMDGSSDDSGNPEVIYKNVMARLSNYLKRLPLELEQGQSVRQEHSELAELVNSIHGLQQIPFSPIFGNEQPPRYEDVVQSPPHTKPRAKPSQPEPPEGSRDLASSVKPIQSPAGLSARTPPSTNGFPHGNLPSASSSGSMPYICHHTVSTSRPDTFSSTNSLLSSSSESLCKDAMEALYIEEEDSDVGRMPDRAVKGDGKHSCSISESRPFSKRPTGYSEPSSGVSEKLHELSRNGTVYKPKNDLTVNKMFLPKSTDSRLFSRSTSHINKGGADDIDKLLMDLECLSQNMQKEPPLPPKLKNCAQQTGSPQHLIGSSANDLPVAGVSGPLVTKPSEKAVEATEEDDGALLLRILESIESFAQELVESGAGRGTQSKEREVMRLLQDTLASTKAEVAPLPLPVPPSETTSTPTQTPKCIPAPTPSSAPAAIQTPASTVRDTGSTLLIQQMPEVIRIQPEKKPGTPPPALAPAPSSPTPRPPSPPPAKVVATPPPPSINIPRFYFPKGLPNCAANYDEAIAKIEAAFTEFEEEKADIYEMGKIAKACGCPLYWKAPMFICAGGERTGFVSVHSFIATWRKLLHSCYDDASKFVYLLAKPGCNYLEQEDFIPLLQDIVDTHSGLTFLKDAPEFHSRYITTVIQRIFYTVNRSWTGKINMTELRRSNFLQTLALLEEEDDINQITDYFSYEHFYVIYCKFWELDADHDLFIDPKDLARYNDHASSSRIIERLFSGAVTRGNSVQREGRMSYAEFVWFLISEEDKKNPTSVEYWFRCMDMDGDGVLSMFELEFFYEEQCERMEGMGIEPLPFQDLLCQMLDLVKPECPGKITLRDLKRCRMAHIFYDTFFNLEKYLDHEQRDPFAVQKDLDSDGPEPSDWDKYAAEEYEILVAEETANEQLREGSFDDDYESDELTVSTDIGNKMNKLVISDLSG